attgaatgtgtagtttgctttgggtagtattgacattttaacaatattaattcttccaatccatgagcatggaatgttttttttatttctttgtgtcttcctcaacttccttcataagttttgtatagttttcagcgtacagatcttttacatctttggttaggtttattcctaggttttttataaatatatgtgttcaGTTTGGGCTTGATCCCGAGGGCAGAGAAGAGCCAGCGAAAACTTTtgagtcagagaatgacaaacaGTTTCTCTGCCTGCCCTTCTCACGGCTCTTTGCCCCTGCCTTGCATGGGGGTGGCCCTGGTTCTGTCCCTGGGCCACTCTGCCCTCCCTGAGACCCTGCCTGGGCAGTCTTGTCCACTTCCCGGGGCTTCACCCCAATGCCGGTAAGTCCCGGACCGGCTTCTCTAAGCCAGCTCTTCAGTCACGCAAGCCTCCTGTGTATCGCCCCCACACGACACTCTGCTTCTGCACACCCAAAACTGAATTTCTGTCCTTTCCCCCAAATCTGCCATTTCTCCTAGATTCCCTGTGCCCGGAAAGCCTCCTCCCATGCAGACAATAAAGCCAGATCCAGAAGCGTGTCTTTCTTAATCCAGGAGCTAAGTCCTCAGTATTCAGTATCTCTGCCTGGGCTGTTGCCACGGATTGTCTTTGTTGAGGTGCACCCATCCCCTCGGCCCAGAGAGAGAACTCCCACGGTGTTCTTAACCCATCCAACCCATCCTCCACACTTCTGGAAGTGACCTTTGGGAAAGGCAGATCTGTTCTTTTATAGCCGCTTAAAACTCTGTGTTGATGCCCTCCAGGCACGGGAGGCCAGCCTGAGGCTCTCGTCCAGCCGGGCTCGGTCGCCTGTGGAATAACTGCTGCCCCCTCGTGCCGTGCTGCTGAGCCTTTGCATGCCACTTTCTGGAGAGTCTTCTAGCCCACCCACTGGGTCCTGGCAACTTTTTCAAATCTCCGCGCCAGGCAAACCCTTTTCAAAAAGCCTTTCTGACCCTCTGTCATCAAAGCGAAAGTAGCAAACGTGTACACAGTGCTTCCTGCATGCCAGTTCTCAGAACTTGGTCTGTTTCAACCCTCAAGATCCCCTTGTCCAGTTTTACGGAAGGGGCAACCTAGGCACAGGCTGCTGAAGTCACCGCCCCAGGTTGGAGCTAGTGCGTGACCGAGCCAAGGTGCAGCCCAAGGCCATGCGCTGCAAAGGCCACACTCTTAGCCTGTGTGCTGAGGTGGCCTCGCACGACAATTTCAGCGCTGTACTGACCTTCGCTGGCTCCTGGCTCTAGCGTGTCTGCCTCCCACCACTAAAGACGTGTCTTCAGGACGGGAGAGAAGCTTTATTACCCACGGGGCTCAGAGCACAGCAGGCACGTGGATGGCACTGGTTGGGCTCCCGCCCGCTGTGTCTGCCACTTCTCGTCAGGTGCCTAGCATTCCATTTTAAAATCgaaacctaggggcacctgggtggctcagtcagttgagcagctcaggtcatgatcacacagttcatgagttcaagccccgcatggggttccctgctgtcagtgcagagccccctccctctttgcccgTTCCCCACTTGTAtactctctcgcaaaaataaacatttaaaacgtttgtttttttttaatgaaggctAACAGCGAATGCTTCTCGAAACCATAGCAATGCAGGACAGGCAGTAGGTTGTATGAAGCTGAGGGTAACCAGGCAGTGTCCGGACCACTGCGGTCATTATCGCAGGGCCCACAAGCATCTTCTGGATCACTTCTGGTCACAGCAAATCTTCACAGTCAATACTGCATGGACTGGTAGGACATCTCCTGTCCTGTGTGAGATCAAGGAAGAACAGTGTTACTTAGAGTTTCACTTTTCCTCTATAAGATTTGTGATGTTCATTAAATAACCACAGTACAGTAATTGAACATGTAAAGCTGGGTGTATGTGTGCTCTTTAGGGCTTTGTGAGTATGGCAGATCCGTGTTCCATCCAGTGTTCCAGTGAGGAAACCAGCTCCAGGAAGGGgttacccaccccaccccccacccccagtcttgTTCTTCAGGGAGGCAGGGGGTAAGCTGCCTGCCTGTGTTTCCTTGAAAGATGATTTCTATCTTGAGAGCAAAAGAACGTTGGCGTGATTTGctgaattttgcttttaaaaggcatgtatgtCAAACTTGTTCTAGGTGGAGAGTGAGACCAACGTCCTGCAGGACGGCTCCCTCATTGACCTGTGCGGGGCCACCCTTCTCTGGAGAACAGCAGACGGCCTTTTCCATACTCCAACGCAGAAACACATCGAGGCGCTCCGGCAGGAGATCAATGCCGCCCGGCCACAGTGTCCCGTGGGACTCAACACCTTGGCCTTCCCCAGCATCAACAGGAAGGAGGTGGTGGAGGAGAAGCAGCCCTGGGCATACCTCAGCTGCGGCCACGTGCACGGGTACCACAACTGGGGCCACCGGAGCGACACGGAGGCCAATGAGAGAGAGTGTCCCATGTGCAGGACTGTGGGCCCCTACGTGCCTCTCTGGCTCGGCTGCGAGGCAGGGTTTTATGTAGACGCAGGACCACCAACTCATGCTTTCACCCCTTGTGGACACGTGTGCTCAGAAAAGTCTGCGAAATACTGGTCTCAGATTCCGTTGCCTCATGGAACTCACGCATTTCACGCTGCCTGCCCTTTCTGTGCTACCCAGCTGGTTGGGGAACAGAACTGCATCAAATTAATTTTCCAAGGTCCAGTTGACTGATGCCCTTGACAGCCATCTACGACTTTATTAACAAGTTACTGTGAAGATTTTGCCACTAACTCTAGATTTTACCTTTTTATAATGCTGTTTAttaaggggaggggggggctgaggctggtggggggggaagggggggacaTGGTGACGAGACATGCCAGGAATTTAAGGCATCGGGTGTGTTGCATGCTCAAAAAAGCGGCATCGTCATTGAAGCCTGCTTGATGAAACCATAATCTTTGTCATAATTGGATTTAAAATGCCATGCTTTTATTTGAACCTTGGGTTTTCAAACAATGTTTTCCTTTGTAAACTTGGATGAGACTTTAAAatcctattttacaaatgtagaAGAAATTTATTCAGAAGTTGGCTCTAAATGGGCGACCTTCCATGCTGCGTGGTGTAGGTGTGAATGGAAAGACATGCAGGGCCTGGGAGTACTTGATACAGGCTAGAATCTGACCAGCTCCCACTGCGGTGGAggcggtggtggtggggagatgtTAGGCACAGGTGGTGGTTTTGAAATCCGgggttttcagatttttctttttttgggaaaAGAATATTCATATACTGtcgtgtgtttttgtttttagttgggTGGAATTCGATGACTTTATCTACTCAGTCATCAAATACCTTGGCATTTCAAAGACATTTCCGTAACTTTTTAGTCTGCCTTTTGTTGCTTCTGTTTAAGATGGTCTGTCCCTGATTGTATGGCCACAACCGTTGGGTTGATTAAAATGCAGCAACTCTTAAAAATTCATTAACTAAGGGTGATTATTAATTGCAGCAGTCAGCATGGCCTGGGTACTATACCATCAAGTTCCTTTGCTTACTGAATTGCTCAAGATTTATGAgtgattaaaaataagattttactttttaaaactacttGTTGGGGTTTCCtaaggtgtttctttttttttccttccttaaaaagGCCAAACTTCTGAGAGCCTAAAAGCAACGTATCACCACGATTCAGTGGCTTTTGTTCACTCCCTCACTGCCATCTGTCACCTTCTCTTGCAGCTTATGGAGCCCTGtaagttttgaaaatgtttgcaaatcaaaCCAAATTTAAATGTGATCATTAGATATATACAACACCAAGCAGTACATCTGCAGGGATAATTTggaattccagatttcaagagaGCAAATGAGTGTTTACTGAGGaataattaaatcagaatttcacATGAGCACCACCAACCCTTCTGTTAGCTCcatttcattttgaataattctCAGATACTCATTCTCTGTCCTCAGTACCTACAGTATCCCTGCTACCAGAACGTAAAGGTTCTTGAGGACAGGCGACGGATTGCCACAGCTGGCTGACGTGAAGTAGATTCCTGCCGCACAgagcaagtatttatttatactaaCATCCTCTAAAATTGACCATTGCAGATTCATGCTACATTTTAACCTTTCTAAAGTTATAGAATTTATAGGCTTCTAATAGACTGCATTTACACTTGACCGTCTTTCCATCTTTTGCCTCCTGGTAAATATGTTGCCCTGTTTTCAATTGTTCTAACACATCTTGGATGTCTTTTTCCTTAAAGGGATTACTGTTGATTGCTACCGCGTAATTTGACCTAGTATCTAAAAAGTTCAGCTGCTcagttttaaaaaagctttacTTTTCAATGGAGGTGATTGTGTGGGAGGAgacatttttggtaatttttaagtGATGCAAAAATCCAACAACAGTCCTCTTACTGATAGGGTAAGTCATAAACTATCTCCAGACAGCTGGAATTGCCTAGATTCATGTGTCACATGCCTTTTTCTTTAGCCTCAGGCTCCAATGACTAACTTTCTCTTAGAGTCTCTTTAATTTGTGCTTCTTTGGGCTCCACAAAATGATAAAGGAGGCAACAGTCCCTTTTCTTGCTCTCTGGCTAGAAAGTGGTTTGAGGAGCCTGGATACCCTAAAAGCATCTTGTAAAGTAAATGGCCTTGCATCTAGAAGGGCTGGATTTTTCCTATCAAAAACATTTCCGGAAAGTTACAATCTGCTGTAATCTTCTGTTTCGAGGACTACAACAGTTCAGGGTCTAGCAGTTTTATGTGTAACACATGCCCCCAGATAATCTTCCAACGTGAAAAGTTCCTTTTGACTTTTAGTAAATGGAGATACCTAAGTAGAAGTCAAATTTTGGCTAATAAATCCCAAGCTCTTGGAAGGGCTAACAGGAAACATTCTCTTCACACCTTCCTCTTTGACTTCCCAGTGAGATCCCCTCCCATTCTGCCTAAGGAACCGCAGAGAGGTGGCAAGTCTGGGAAAAGAAGCCAGGTTCAGCTTGGCCACTTCCAGCAAGATTCGCTTATAACTTGGACTAAGGAGTTTGTTCCAGACATGAGAGCAATTTAGTTTGTG
This window of the Prionailurus viverrinus isolate Anna chromosome B3, UM_Priviv_1.0, whole genome shotgun sequence genome carries:
- the PELI2 gene encoding E3 ubiquitin-protein ligase pellino homolog 2 isoform X2 codes for the protein MFSPGQEEHCAPNKEPVKYGELVVLGYNGALPNGDRGRRKSRFALYKRPKANGVKPSTVHVISTPQASKAISCKGQHSISYTLSRNQTVVVEYTHDKDTDMFQVGRSTESPIDFVVTDTISGSQNNDEAQITQSTISRFACRIVCDRSEPYTARIFAAGFDSSKNIFLGVESETNVLQDGSLIDLCGATLLWRTADGLFHTPTQKHIEALRQEINAARPQCPVGLNTLAFPSINRKEVVEEKQPWAYLSCGHVHGYHNWGHRSDTEANERECPMCRTVGPYVPLWLGCEAGFYVDAGPPTHAFTPCGHVCSEKSAKYWSQIPLPHGTHAFHAACPFCATQLVGEQNCIKLIFQGPVD